Proteins encoded together in one Anopheles darlingi chromosome 3, idAnoDarlMG_H_01, whole genome shotgun sequence window:
- the LOC125955873 gene encoding mucin-5AC isoform X2: MTLTRHRYWPHSLRRSIPHLTSSLAVLLLIVTVCLCTAYSQSPADERTGGCSSPQDCARATTTTTDGQSKSKRSALPIMNDYTPYGASKDLLVAFNTNSVQHDDGTGPSGKGRSGKDLLDESYHRTKELAMNISSVQRAVLASQQARIQAAQNNGGRQNSNPDIQDIITGIVKLLNGNVNVQANPQPTRRHSATRINNRGPPRISEAQPLPNEYEGELGVGQQPPSTRPLPHDQQQQQQQQQQQQQSSPGAQGPRPDHPVRPFLTGVPIPEQIVPSMQHTYRPGFVSQNRPPWQRPKPRPPISPNRRPIPPYKPYPTNVDYRPDGVEGLPPPPPSPPLTIPTNGGGDPGNAIDNVTEKVIEDPPYDALAPGGGGGGGGGYSGYPTTAATDGDTDEESAVTTESTLVMPQDSKESSSSSAAPTSTEVQYTIESATSAASVMPAPGSYDPEVVPSVYEINSIEYLPSSGVLEATTTTTSTSLLTTSSSSIEPSSSSTEADRYEITPTPTLDSSSSTSLRTTPDLTTTVTTSEASASASSSITPTTTTTKLPTNSGATKPSSPPPDYRFQPRPGLVLDDPDFKPGGGVGGSSNTIRTQNLPPFSNRPEIYTAPPPPGSGIPGTNARPNYGEIFDVTLSAIQGPGGSGGTGSQQTIKINPYYNRPPGSVQARPDDGEASIILSASGTDGFVSIDGKRSYIDLFGTQTDKKQPAPTVTAGGPIVRPTERPRPSKVPSPLQPGIIGTGYAVPETESPVHASPNAGGVGSPGGSSGGHRVGPGGLVHSSRPKYPGGAAAAAAGLPPVRIDTCIVGDDSTCDQAQNERCRTENGVSSCHCRPGYARRKHREPCRRIVSLMLSMRVDKIYERRIHWDPALADRGSEKYQQLSYEAIRAMDSAMSMTPFSDEFLEARINGIYTINPSSSAAPSAGVVFVNYTVNLDENAETLRPALRSDIQRHLLGVIHRRNNNIGNSALYVEAPTGAVSSVQDVDECTSDELNDCDEEAHCTNLFGTFRCECNYGFRDPWADQPQRAGRECLSCPESYCNNRGSCSYDNANNRQVCKCLGSFYGTQCEIDGEVLGVAVGASVAAVVIIVLTLICLVMWSRKWQREHKNAMGSPVFGYLGNGQVKTPVMGQAPYQVTLEDRMRWAQIADVMAQANHYAAEPVGGGRPASAMYGYPNLQTIGSMNTLSLHGTLPMHTGTLPPVPLPRTLGLNRNGMRTLENSSSSEEEDRADLLGRNFNVPRPKSRSNASVTSGIYYDVDYAPTGAEQLYGGSTLGGTIGVGLGSSIGQAGGTTKSQSSIPMSTYTSSGRPTQSTYYK, translated from the exons ATGACGCTGACAAGGCACAGGTATTGGCCGCACTCGCTGCGCCGATCGATCCCGCACCTAACCAGTAGCCTAgcggtgttgctgctcatAGTAACCGTATGCCTCTGTACGGCATACTCACAGAGTCCGGCCGATGAGCGGACAGGCGGATGTAGTTCCCCACAAGACTGTGcccgtgccaccaccaccaccaccgatggccagAGCAAATCGAAACGCTCCGCACTGCCCATCATGAACGACTACACGCCGTACGGTGCCAGTAAGGATCTGTTGGTGGCCTTCAACACAAACAGTGTGCAGCATGACGATGGGACGGGCCCATCGGGAAAGGGCCGCAGTGGCAAGGATCTGCTCGATGAATCATACCACCGGACGAAGGAGCTGGCGATGAACATCTCCTCCGTGCAGCGAGCCGTGCTCGCCTCCCAGCAGGCCCGGATACAGGCCGCCCAGAACAATGGTGGACGGCAGAACTCGAACCCGGACATTCAGGACATCATTACCGGGATCGTGAAGCTGCTGAACGGGAACGTAAACGTCCAGGCTAACCCGCAGCCAACGCGACGCCATTCGGCGACCCGGATCAACAACCGAGGTCCACCGCGCATATCGGAAGCACAACCACTACCGAACGAGTACGAGGGAGAGCTGGGTGTTGGTCAACAGCCACCATCCACGAGGCCTCTGCCACacgatcagcaacagcagcaacagcaacagcagcagcaacagcagtcgtCACCCGGTGCGCAAGGACCACGACCGGACCATCCGGTACGTCCATTCCTGACCGGCGTCCCGATCCCGGAACAGATCGTACCCTCGATGCAGCACACCTACCGACCCGGTTTCGTGTCCCAGAATCGGCCACCGTGGCAGAGGCCAAAGCCCCGGCCACCGATCTCACCGAATCGACGTCCGATTCCACCGTACAAACCGTATCCGACCAACGTCGACTATCGGCCGGACGGTGTGGAAGGATTACCACCGCCCCCTCCCTCACCACCTCTCACCATCCCTACCAACGGAGGAGGTGATCCGGGTAATGCCATCGACAACGTGACAGAGAAAGTGATCGAAGATCCGCCGTACGATGCCCTagcgcctggtggtggtggtggtggtggtggtgggtacaGCGGCTATCCAACAACGGCGGCCACCGACGGTGATACCGATGAGGAGTCAGCCGTTACGACCGAATCGACGCTAGTGATGCCACAGGACTCCAAGGAGTCCTCGAGCTCAAGTGCGGCGCCTACCTCGACGGAGGTACAGTACACGATCGAGTCGGCAACGAGTGCGGCAAGCGTAATGCCGGCACCTGGCTCCTACGATCCTGAGGTAGTGCCCAGCGTGTACGAGATCAATTCGATCGAGTATCTCCCATCGAGCGGTGTACTGGAGGCAACGACCACAACCACTAGCACGTCGCTACTAACTACCAGCAGCTCATCCATCGAACCATCGTCGAGCAGTACCGAGGCGGATCGTTATGAGATCACCCCGACACCGACACTAGACTCCAGTAGCAGTACATCACTGCGAACGACCCCGGACCTCACGACAACGGTGACCACGAGTGAAgcatctgcttctgcttcctccTCGATTACtccaacgaccacaacgacgaaaCTACCAACGAATAGTGGAGCAACGAAACCCtcatctcctcctccggatTATCGCTTCCAACCACGACCGGGACTCGTGCTGGATGATCCGGACTTTAAACCGGGTGGCGGTGTTGGCGGTTCTAGTAATACCATCCGCACCCAAAACCTACCGCCCTTCAGCAATCGTCCGGAGATCTATACGGCGCCACCGCCTCCCGGCAGCGGCATCCCCGGTACCAACGCGCGTCCCAACTATGGTGAGATCTTTGACGTTACGCTATCGGCCATCCAGGGACCGGGTGGATCCGGTGGTACCGGATCACAGCAAACGATCAAGATCAACCCGTACTACAATCGGCCACCGGGCTCGGTGCAGGCTCGGCCGGATGATGGCGAAGCCAGCATCATCCTGTCGGCCTCCGGTACCGACGGTTTTGTCTCGATCGATGGTAAACGCTCGTACATCGATCTGTTCGGTACGCAGACCGATAAGAAGCAACCAGCACCGACGGTGACGGCCGGTGGACCGATCGTACGCCCAACGGAACGTCCTAGGCCCTCGAAGGTGCCATCACCGCTACAGCCCGGTATCATCGGTACGGGGTACGCAGTGCCAGAGACGGAATCACCGGTCCATGCATCGCCTAATGCCGGTGGCGTAGGCTCGCCAGGTGGTAGCTCCGGTGGCCATCGTGTCGGTCCTGGTGGTCTCGTACACAGCAGCCGGCCAAAGTACCCAGGtggagcggctgctgctgctgctggtttgcctCCCGTGCGTATCGATACCTGCATCGTCGGTGATGATTCGACGTGCGATCAGGCCCAGAACGAACGATGCCGGACGGAGAACGGTGTCTCGAGCTGTCACTGTCGGCCAGGGTATGCCCGGCGGAAGCACCGGGAGCCGTGCCGTCGTATCGTTTCGCTGATGTTGTCGATGCGCGTGGACAAGATCTACGAGCGGCGCATCCACTGGGATCCGGCGTTGGCCGATCGGGGTAGCGAGAAGTATCAGCAGCTCAGCTACGAAGCCATCCGTGCG ATGGATTCCGCCATGTCGATGACACCGTTCTCGGACGAATTTCTCGAGGCACGCATCAACGGCATCTACACGATCAACCCGTCGTCCTCGGCTGCCCCATCGGCCGGTGTCGTCTTCGTCAACTATACCGTAAATCTGGACGAAAATGCGGAAACGCTACGACCGGCCCTACGATCCGACATCCAGCGTCATCTGCTGGGCGTGATCCACCGTcgtaacaacaacatcggcaACTCGGCACTGTACGTCGAGGCACCGACCGGTGCCGTGTCGAGTGTGCAGGACGTAGACGAGTGCACGTCGGACGAGCTGAACGATTGCGACGAGGAAGCCCACTGTACGAATCTGTTCGGAACGTTCCGGTGTGAGTGTAACTATGGGTTCCGGGATCCGTGGGCAGATCAACCGCAGCGGGCCGGTCGCGAGTGCCTGTCCTGTCCGGAGTCGTACTGTAACAACCGGGGAAGCTGCAGCTACGACAACGCCAACAATCGCCAGGTGTGCAAGTGTCTTGGTAGCTTCTACGGCACGCAGTGTGAGATCGATGGTGAGGTACTGGGTGTTGCGGTCGGCGCAtccgtcgctgccgtcgtcaTTATCGTGCTGACGCTCATCTGTTTGGTCATGTGGAG TCGAAAGTGGCAACGAGAGCACAAGAACGCGATGGGCAGTCCGGTGTTTGGTTATCTCGGTAATGGGCAGGTAAAGACACCGGTCATGGGCCAGGCACCGTACCAGGTGACGCTCGAGGATCGTATGCGGTGGGCACAGATCGCGGACGTAATGGCTCAAGCGAATCATTACGCG GCCGAACCAGTCGGTGGAGGTCGTCCAGCTTCCGCAATGTACGGTTACCCGAACCTGCAAACCATCGGTAGTATGAACACACTCTCGCTGCATGGTACACTACCGATGCACACCGGAACACTGCCACCGGTTCCATTGCCAAG AACCCTTGGACTCAATCGAAACGGCATGCGAACGCTAGAAAATTCGAGCTCCAGCGAAGAGGAGGATCGTGCCGATCTTCTGGGACGCAATTTCAACGTGCCAAGACCCAAAAGTCGTAGCAATGCAAGCGTTACG TCCGGTATTTACTACGACGTGGACTACGCACCAACCGGTGCCGAGCAGCTGTACGGAGGCAGTACGCTCGGTGGCACGATAGGCGTTGGACTTGGCAGCTCGATTGGACAGGCAGGTGGTACGACCAAATCGCAAAGCAGCATACCAATGAGCACATACACCTCCAGTGGCCGACCCACACAATCCACGTACTACAAATAG
- the LOC125955873 gene encoding mucin-5AC isoform X1, which produces MTLTRHRYWPHSLRRSIPHLTSSLAVLLLIVTVCLCTAYSQSPADERTGGCSSPQDCARATTTTTDGQSKSKRSALPIMNDYTPYGASKDLLVAFNTNSVQHDDGTGPSGKGRSGKDLLDESYHRTKELAMNISSVQRAVLASQQARIQAAQNNGGRQNSNPDIQDIITGIVKLLNGNVNVQANPQPTRRHSATRINNRGPPRISEAQPLPNEYEGELGVGQQPPSTRPLPHDQQQQQQQQQQQQQSSPGAQGPRPDHPVRPFLTGVPIPEQIVPSMQHTYRPGFVSQNRPPWQRPKPRPPISPNRRPIPPYKPYPTNVDYRPDGVEGLPPPPPSPPLTIPTNGGGDPGNAIDNVTEKVIEDPPYDALAPGGGGGGGGGYSGYPTTAATDGDTDEESAVTTESTLVMPQDSKESSSSSAAPTSTEVQYTIESATSAASVMPAPGSYDPEVVPSVYEINSIEYLPSSGVLEATTTTTSTSLLTTSSSSIEPSSSSTEADRYEITPTPTLDSSSSTSLRTTPDLTTTVTTSEASASASSSITPTTTTTKLPTNSGATKPSSPPPDYRFQPRPGLVLDDPDFKPGGGVGGSSNTIRTQNLPPFSNRPEIYTAPPPPGSGIPGTNARPNYGEIFDVTLSAIQGPGGSGGTGSQQTIKINPYYNRPPGSVQARPDDGEASIILSASGTDGFVSIDGKRSYIDLFGTQTDKKQPAPTVTAGGPIVRPTERPRPSKVPSPLQPGIIGTGYAVPETESPVHASPNAGGVGSPGGSSGGHRVGPGGLVHSSRPKYPGGAAAAAAGLPPVRIDTCIVGDDSTCDQAQNERCRTENGVSSCHCRPGYARRKHREPCRRIVSLMLSMRVDKIYERRIHWDPALADRGSEKYQQLSYEAIRAMDSAMSMTPFSDEFLEARINGIYTINPSSSAAPSAGVVFVNYTVNLDENAETLRPALRSDIQRHLLGVIHRRNNNIGNSALYVEAPTGAVSSVQDVDECTSDELNDCDEEAHCTNLFGTFRCECNYGFRDPWADQPQRAGRECLSCPESYCNNRGSCSYDNANNRQVCKCLGSFYGTQCEIDGEVLGVAVGASVAAVVIIVLTLICLVMWSRKWQREHKNAMGSPVFGYLGNGQVKTPVMGQAPYQVTLEDRMRWAQIADVMAQANHYAVSYEAEPVGGGRPASAMYGYPNLQTIGSMNTLSLHGTLPMHTGTLPPVPLPRTLGLNRNGMRTLENSSSSEEEDRADLLGRNFNVPRPKSRSNASVTSGIYYDVDYAPTGAEQLYGGSTLGGTIGVGLGSSIGQAGGTTKSQSSIPMSTYTSSGRPTQSTYYK; this is translated from the exons ATGACGCTGACAAGGCACAGGTATTGGCCGCACTCGCTGCGCCGATCGATCCCGCACCTAACCAGTAGCCTAgcggtgttgctgctcatAGTAACCGTATGCCTCTGTACGGCATACTCACAGAGTCCGGCCGATGAGCGGACAGGCGGATGTAGTTCCCCACAAGACTGTGcccgtgccaccaccaccaccaccgatggccagAGCAAATCGAAACGCTCCGCACTGCCCATCATGAACGACTACACGCCGTACGGTGCCAGTAAGGATCTGTTGGTGGCCTTCAACACAAACAGTGTGCAGCATGACGATGGGACGGGCCCATCGGGAAAGGGCCGCAGTGGCAAGGATCTGCTCGATGAATCATACCACCGGACGAAGGAGCTGGCGATGAACATCTCCTCCGTGCAGCGAGCCGTGCTCGCCTCCCAGCAGGCCCGGATACAGGCCGCCCAGAACAATGGTGGACGGCAGAACTCGAACCCGGACATTCAGGACATCATTACCGGGATCGTGAAGCTGCTGAACGGGAACGTAAACGTCCAGGCTAACCCGCAGCCAACGCGACGCCATTCGGCGACCCGGATCAACAACCGAGGTCCACCGCGCATATCGGAAGCACAACCACTACCGAACGAGTACGAGGGAGAGCTGGGTGTTGGTCAACAGCCACCATCCACGAGGCCTCTGCCACacgatcagcaacagcagcaacagcaacagcagcagcaacagcagtcgtCACCCGGTGCGCAAGGACCACGACCGGACCATCCGGTACGTCCATTCCTGACCGGCGTCCCGATCCCGGAACAGATCGTACCCTCGATGCAGCACACCTACCGACCCGGTTTCGTGTCCCAGAATCGGCCACCGTGGCAGAGGCCAAAGCCCCGGCCACCGATCTCACCGAATCGACGTCCGATTCCACCGTACAAACCGTATCCGACCAACGTCGACTATCGGCCGGACGGTGTGGAAGGATTACCACCGCCCCCTCCCTCACCACCTCTCACCATCCCTACCAACGGAGGAGGTGATCCGGGTAATGCCATCGACAACGTGACAGAGAAAGTGATCGAAGATCCGCCGTACGATGCCCTagcgcctggtggtggtggtggtggtggtggtgggtacaGCGGCTATCCAACAACGGCGGCCACCGACGGTGATACCGATGAGGAGTCAGCCGTTACGACCGAATCGACGCTAGTGATGCCACAGGACTCCAAGGAGTCCTCGAGCTCAAGTGCGGCGCCTACCTCGACGGAGGTACAGTACACGATCGAGTCGGCAACGAGTGCGGCAAGCGTAATGCCGGCACCTGGCTCCTACGATCCTGAGGTAGTGCCCAGCGTGTACGAGATCAATTCGATCGAGTATCTCCCATCGAGCGGTGTACTGGAGGCAACGACCACAACCACTAGCACGTCGCTACTAACTACCAGCAGCTCATCCATCGAACCATCGTCGAGCAGTACCGAGGCGGATCGTTATGAGATCACCCCGACACCGACACTAGACTCCAGTAGCAGTACATCACTGCGAACGACCCCGGACCTCACGACAACGGTGACCACGAGTGAAgcatctgcttctgcttcctccTCGATTACtccaacgaccacaacgacgaaaCTACCAACGAATAGTGGAGCAACGAAACCCtcatctcctcctccggatTATCGCTTCCAACCACGACCGGGACTCGTGCTGGATGATCCGGACTTTAAACCGGGTGGCGGTGTTGGCGGTTCTAGTAATACCATCCGCACCCAAAACCTACCGCCCTTCAGCAATCGTCCGGAGATCTATACGGCGCCACCGCCTCCCGGCAGCGGCATCCCCGGTACCAACGCGCGTCCCAACTATGGTGAGATCTTTGACGTTACGCTATCGGCCATCCAGGGACCGGGTGGATCCGGTGGTACCGGATCACAGCAAACGATCAAGATCAACCCGTACTACAATCGGCCACCGGGCTCGGTGCAGGCTCGGCCGGATGATGGCGAAGCCAGCATCATCCTGTCGGCCTCCGGTACCGACGGTTTTGTCTCGATCGATGGTAAACGCTCGTACATCGATCTGTTCGGTACGCAGACCGATAAGAAGCAACCAGCACCGACGGTGACGGCCGGTGGACCGATCGTACGCCCAACGGAACGTCCTAGGCCCTCGAAGGTGCCATCACCGCTACAGCCCGGTATCATCGGTACGGGGTACGCAGTGCCAGAGACGGAATCACCGGTCCATGCATCGCCTAATGCCGGTGGCGTAGGCTCGCCAGGTGGTAGCTCCGGTGGCCATCGTGTCGGTCCTGGTGGTCTCGTACACAGCAGCCGGCCAAAGTACCCAGGtggagcggctgctgctgctgctggtttgcctCCCGTGCGTATCGATACCTGCATCGTCGGTGATGATTCGACGTGCGATCAGGCCCAGAACGAACGATGCCGGACGGAGAACGGTGTCTCGAGCTGTCACTGTCGGCCAGGGTATGCCCGGCGGAAGCACCGGGAGCCGTGCCGTCGTATCGTTTCGCTGATGTTGTCGATGCGCGTGGACAAGATCTACGAGCGGCGCATCCACTGGGATCCGGCGTTGGCCGATCGGGGTAGCGAGAAGTATCAGCAGCTCAGCTACGAAGCCATCCGTGCG ATGGATTCCGCCATGTCGATGACACCGTTCTCGGACGAATTTCTCGAGGCACGCATCAACGGCATCTACACGATCAACCCGTCGTCCTCGGCTGCCCCATCGGCCGGTGTCGTCTTCGTCAACTATACCGTAAATCTGGACGAAAATGCGGAAACGCTACGACCGGCCCTACGATCCGACATCCAGCGTCATCTGCTGGGCGTGATCCACCGTcgtaacaacaacatcggcaACTCGGCACTGTACGTCGAGGCACCGACCGGTGCCGTGTCGAGTGTGCAGGACGTAGACGAGTGCACGTCGGACGAGCTGAACGATTGCGACGAGGAAGCCCACTGTACGAATCTGTTCGGAACGTTCCGGTGTGAGTGTAACTATGGGTTCCGGGATCCGTGGGCAGATCAACCGCAGCGGGCCGGTCGCGAGTGCCTGTCCTGTCCGGAGTCGTACTGTAACAACCGGGGAAGCTGCAGCTACGACAACGCCAACAATCGCCAGGTGTGCAAGTGTCTTGGTAGCTTCTACGGCACGCAGTGTGAGATCGATGGTGAGGTACTGGGTGTTGCGGTCGGCGCAtccgtcgctgccgtcgtcaTTATCGTGCTGACGCTCATCTGTTTGGTCATGTGGAG TCGAAAGTGGCAACGAGAGCACAAGAACGCGATGGGCAGTCCGGTGTTTGGTTATCTCGGTAATGGGCAGGTAAAGACACCGGTCATGGGCCAGGCACCGTACCAGGTGACGCTCGAGGATCGTATGCGGTGGGCACAGATCGCGGACGTAATGGCTCAAGCGAATCATTACGCGGTAAGCTACGAA GCCGAACCAGTCGGTGGAGGTCGTCCAGCTTCCGCAATGTACGGTTACCCGAACCTGCAAACCATCGGTAGTATGAACACACTCTCGCTGCATGGTACACTACCGATGCACACCGGAACACTGCCACCGGTTCCATTGCCAAG AACCCTTGGACTCAATCGAAACGGCATGCGAACGCTAGAAAATTCGAGCTCCAGCGAAGAGGAGGATCGTGCCGATCTTCTGGGACGCAATTTCAACGTGCCAAGACCCAAAAGTCGTAGCAATGCAAGCGTTACG TCCGGTATTTACTACGACGTGGACTACGCACCAACCGGTGCCGAGCAGCTGTACGGAGGCAGTACGCTCGGTGGCACGATAGGCGTTGGACTTGGCAGCTCGATTGGACAGGCAGGTGGTACGACCAAATCGCAAAGCAGCATACCAATGAGCACATACACCTCCAGTGGCCGACCCACACAATCCACGTACTACAAATAG